The genomic region CAGTGGGTTTCATCATTAAGGTATTGATGGAATGCATTCACGAGACACAATTTGCAATATATTTTCGTCGACACAAATTTTCGAGAGTACATATTCGTTACTGCCAAGAAGATAAAATGACACCTATAACTGAATGCTTAGATATggaaacaaagatgaagaaatgaaagatgtAGCCCATTTTCAATGATACCGTTtctgcattttcttccttttctttaagaAAATGCAGATGTGGGACGTAAAGGTCATATCTTTTATATCTTTTCCTCAACTATATTACAATCTAACAAGACTTCCCAAAACCCATCCCCCATTATGGCACCAGACCAGAGACTATatgaacaaggaaaaagaaagaagaaaggatacagaagttaaaaaacagaaggagaagaagagaaagaagacgaagaagagtatAGTGAAgtaaataagaagatgaagaagaagaggtgtcAGTCACTGGGCTTACTCACTTATCTATTGAGGGAACGCATTCACGGGACGCAGTTTGTGATGCCTCTGCCGCGTCAACACAGACATTCCCTCGTGCAGAAAAGTGTTCGCTACTGTCAGAACAagagaacaaataaagaaaaaaatacctataATTGAACGCTATTAGATTTGGGAATGACAGACAAGGAAATATTTAACtcgttttctatattaattttctataattaatttatactctctctctctctctctctctctctctctcataaaaaatactaaataaataaatacacaataataaatatagaaaaaaaacatgtccAGTCATTGTTGTTCCCTGCCCCACTTCACTATGCTATTTTTTCATCGAATGTGTTGCCTCCTTCAggactaagtgtgtgtgtgtgtgtgtgtgtgtgtgtgtgtgtgtgtgtgtgtgtgtgtgtgtgtgtgtgtgtgtgtgtgtgtgtgttttctcgtgCCCACCGTGACCCCAAATACAgccatgcaccccccccccccacgccctaCACCCCTCCCCCTAACAGCCTCCCCCCTCGGCTCCGTCCTCCATCGCCTCCGTGATTCATCTCTTGGCGCCGTGACGTCACGCGCCGCGGACACTCTAAGTAGCACGGCGGCGGCGAGGCGCGGCAGTCGTCTCTtcgagcatcaccaccaccaaaatggtAGGAGCACCTACAGACAGACAACACTGTACATGTGCACATGCACTGTGGAAAGAGAAGTGCACAGTAATAAGTTGTGCAGTATTGAGTATGACACCACCACCATGGTAGAAGCACAGTCATGTAACACTGTACACATGCAGCAGGCGTTGAGTAGTAACATGACAGAGGCACTCTTGTGCATGCTCAGGTATTAGGGCGAGCCTCCAGGCCTGAGCTGCTCACCGTCAGGGGGACGAGAGGCCATGAAAACATGACTCTGTTGTTGTATGGCTATTGTTGTTAGCGTTAAAGCTCATACTGTTGTtgctgatattgttgttgttcccGTGTGTCAGTACTAACGCCGTGTGTGTTTGTCGTTGCAGCTGAAACACTCTGTCgccctcctgtccctcgccctGCTCCTCGGCGTGGCCTGCGTCAGCGCCGGCGGCGGCTATGGccgtggtggcggaggaggtggctTCGGCCGCGGCGGCGGCGGATTTGGCGGAGGAAAGGGCGGTTTTGGCGGCGGCGGATTTGGCGGAGGAAAGGGCGGCTttggcggcggcggcttcggcgGCGGCGGATTTGGCGGAGGAAAGGGCGGCTTTGGCGGCGGCGGTTTTGGAGGCGGCAAGGGTGGATTTGGCGGCGGCGGATTCGGCGGTGGAAGAAGTTATGGTGGCGGTGGATTCGGCGGCGGCGGCATCGGCGGCGGTGGTTTCGGCGGCGGCAAGGGAGGTTTCGGCGGcggccatggcggcggcggcttcggcgGCGGTGGTTTCGGCGGCGGCAAGGGAGGTTTCGGCGGcggccatggcggcggcggcttcggcgGCGGCGGATTCGGTGGCGGCGGACATGGCGGCGGCTACGGCAAATAAGTCTTCCCTTATGCCTCTTCGCTGCGACGCCTCATCGTGTGCACATACGCAGTCTTGTACGCCTGTGTGCGTttacgtgtgtgcgtgtacgaACTGAGGAGAGGAACGGAGCATTCCTGCCCCTCCTCgcccctcacacctcctcctcctcatctcattttcttcacttcagCGAACCAGACAATAAAttatacaacaaaacaaaaacaaatctttacttctttcctcctaaGAGTCAAACCTCTCGCCAATGTTTTCTCGGGCAGGGAAACAAATCAGCATCATGTCAAGCTAGTCAGCCCCACACAACGTCACATCCCATCACATCAACCCCAAAACGCATACCCCAACAACCCCATCCCCCAATCCCTCTCACCCAACAGCCCCAGCACCCCACAGCACCTCCACTCCTAAGGACTCATCAAGCAGAATCAAAACTCCTGAGTCCAATACAAAAACATCACCGCCAAGGCCTATAACCCCCACACCTCTACAAACATCCCCATCCCCACCCCTGCAGCTTCCGTCAAAGGGATCGACAGAGGGCCGGCAGGAATTCAGCGAGCAAAAAGGTGTCATAAATATCCGCCAGCGACAACAGCACATTGTTAGGTACgtcacaattaaaaaaaaagtattctccAGGGCAACCATCGACCTGCCGCCGGCCACCAGTGCCCACAGTGGTAGCGGACGTGGGTACCAGGCGTGGCGTGCCTgcatatagaaggaaaagactGACAAAGCCCGTTACCGACAGACCGAGGAAAACAAAATCTTGGGCGAGAAGTATCAATCCCTTTAATAATGTGTCTTAATTTTTTCCCCCAACGGTAAGAACTCATgccgatggtggtggtagtggtggtggtggtggtggtggtagtggtggatcaTGACTTTAACTATGACTATGAATATTATCTCGGTGCATTGTATTCTCTTATATCTTTACGGAACCTGTACCAATATAAACTAAAAAGATAGGCTTACTGTCGTTCCTAATGGTAGAAATATATAAGAACACACTGAATGACACACGAATGCATCCTTCTCTTCGCCAACGCCAATGTCCACCAAGGCAATGTGTTCGGCCCCTCGCTGCAGAACGTTAATTGTAACCACACCCTGCATCTAGTGTCATACAGACCACGGCCCTCTAACCGCCGTCTGCGGAAGGGGTAAGCGACAAGTGACCAACCATAGAGCTAACAACGCTCTAGAAACGATTACTTCTATACCTCAAGGAGACAAGACTTGGAGGAAATACCGCCCAGACAATCCTACCCGACGGCAGAAGGCTGAGTTTTTATGACTATTTCCATCCTCGGAGTAGAGTTCCATTCCCGTCTCCGTCACCAAGCGCGTGAGGAAGGTATCTGAGGATGCGGCGTGGGGGGATACACGCACCAGGGATTGAAGAAGTGAGGTGAAAAGTAACCTGTGTCTTATATTCTTCAGCAGGACAAAAAACTATCAAGCAGCGCACCGACCCCCGCCTCAGAGCCTTCACACATGCAGCCAATGGGTTAAATCATTTCTTCGGTATTAACAGGAAGCATTCATGGGACGTAATTTATAATATCTTTTCCTCGCCAATACATTTTATCCCTCAGCAAGATAAACGCCATTCCCAGAGAGAACCGGCCATCGCATCAAAGCCTTTATACAGTTATTGGCTTCACTCACTTATCAGCTTTTAAAGGAACGCATTCATGGGGCGTAGCTCGTAATACCTTTCCCTCAGCAAGACAAACTTCCTTCCACACGGGCACCGGCCATCGCATCAAGGCCTTTATACAGTCAGTGGGTTTGATCATTAAGGTATTGATGGAATGCATTCACGAGACACAATTTGCAATATATTTTCATCGACACAAATGTTTCGAGAGTACATACAAGAGTGTTCGCCGCTGccataggaaaaaaaatgaccaCCATAACTGAATGTTAGATATGAATGTttatgaaagatgaagaaatgtttAGCTCATTTTCAATGACACTGTTTCTGTCCTATATTTCTTCTTGAGCTTTGAAAATGTATCCATGGGACATAGTTGGTCAGTATCTTTTCCTCAACATTATATTTATCTCCCCAACAAGACAAACTTCCTTCCCACCAGCAGGCACCAGAGACTTatatgaacaagaagaaagaagaaagaagagcttaaaaacagaaggagaagaagaggaagaagacgaagaagagtatagtgaagtaaataagaagaagatgaagaagaagaaagagtgtcAGTCACTGGGCGTACTCACTTATCTATTGAGGGAACGCATTCACGGGACGCAGTTTGTGATGCCTCTGCCGCGTCAACACAGACATTCCCTCGTGCAGAAAAGTGTTCGCTACTGTCAGAACAagagaacaaataaagaaaaaaaattacctatAATTGAACGCTATTAGATTTGGGAATGACAGACAAGGAAATATTTAACtcgttttctatattaattttctgttattaatttactctctctctctctctctctctctctctctctctctctctctctctctctctctctctctctctctctctctctctctctctctctctcataaaaaatactaaataaataaatacacaataataaatatagaaaaaaaacatgtccAGTCATTGTTGTTCCCTGCCCCACTTCACTAAGCTATTTTATCATCGAATGTGTTTCCTCCTTCAggactaagtgtgtgtgtgtgtgtgtgtgtgtgtgtgtgtgtgtgtgtgtgtgtgtgtgtgtgtgtgtgtgtgtgtgtgtgtgtgtgtgtgtgtgtgtgtgtgtgtgtgtgtgtgtgcgttctcgTGCTCACCGTGACCCCCAAACACAGCCATGCACCCCCCCGCCCTACACCCCTCCCCCCTAACAGCCTCCCCCCTCGGCTCCTTCCTCCATCGCATCCTTGATTCATCTCTTGGCGCCGTGACGTCACGCGCCGCGGACACTATAAGTAGCAAGGCGGCGGCGAGGCTCGGCAGTCGTCTCTTcggagcatcaccaccaccaccaaaatggtAGGAGCACCTACAGACAGACAACACTGTACATGTGCACATGCACTGTGGAAAGAAAAGTGCACAGTAATAAGTTGTGCAGTATTGAGTATGACACCACCACCATGGTAGAAGCACAGTCATGTAACACTGTACACATGCAGCAGGCGTTGAGTAGTAACATGACAGAGGCACTCTTGTGCATGCTCAGGTATCAGGGCGAGCCTCCAGGCCTGAGCTGCTCACCGTCAGGGGGACGAGAGGCCATGCATGAAAACATGACTCTGTTATTGTATGGCTATTGTTGTTAGCGTTAATGCTCATACTGTTGTtgctgatattgttgttgttcccGTGTGTCAGTACTAACGCCGTGTGTGTTTGTCGTTGCAGCTGAAACACTCTATCGCCATCCTGTCCCTCGCCCTGCTCCTCGGCGTGGCCTGCGTCAGCGCCGGCGGCGGCTACGGccgtggtggcggaggaggtggctTCGGCCGCGGCGGCGGCGGATTTGGCGGAGGAAAGGGCGGTTTTGGCGGCGGCGGATTTGGCGGAGGAAAGGGCGGCTttggcggcggcggcttcggcgGCGGCGGATTTGGCGGAGGAAAGGGCGGCTTTGGCGGCGGCGGTTTTGGAGGCGGCAAGGGTGGATTTGGCGGCGGCGGATTCGGCGGTGGAAGAAGTTATGGTGGCGGTGGATTCGGCGGCGGCGGCATCGGCGGCGGTGGTTTCGGCGGCGGCAAGGGAGGTTTCGGCGGcggccatggcggcggcggcttcggcgGCGGTGGTTTCGGCGGCGGCAAGGGAGGTTTCGGCGGcggccatggcggcggcggcttcggcgGCGGCGGATTCGGCGGCGGCGGACATGGCGGCGGCTACGGCAAATAAGTCTTCCCTTATGCCTCTTCGCTGCGACGCCTCATCGTGTGCACATACGCAGTCTTGTACGCCTGTGTGCGTttacgtgtgtgcgtgtacgaACTGAGGAGAGGAACGGAGCATTCCTGCCCCTCCTCgcccctcacacctcctcctcctcatctcattttcttcacttcagCGAACCAGACAATAAAttatacaacaaaacaaaaacaaatctttacttctttcctcctaaGAGTCAAACCTCTCGCCAATGTTTTCTCGGGCAGGGAAACAAAAATCAACATCATGTCGATCAGGTCACCACCTCACACAACGTCACATCCCATCACATCAACCCCAAAACGCATACCCCAACAACCCCATCCCCCAATCCCTCTCACCCAACAGCCCCAGCACCCCAGAGCACCTCCACTCCTAAGGACTCATCAAGCAGAATCAAAACTCCTGAGTCCAATACAAAAACATCACCGCCAAGCCCTATAACCCCCACACCTCTACAAACATCCCCATCCCCACCCCTGCAGCTTCCGTCAAAGGGATCGACAGAGGGCCGGCAGGAATTCAGCGAGCAAAAAGGTGTCATAAATATCCGCCAGCGACAGTAGCACATTGTTAGGTACGTCacaattataaaaaaagtatTCTCCAGGGCAACCATCGACCTGCCGCCGGCCACCAGTGCCCACAGTGGTAGCGGACGTGGGTACCAGGCGTGGCGTGCCTgcatatagaaggaaaagactGACAAAGCCCGTTACCGACAGACCGAGGAAAACAAAATCTTGGGCGAGAAGTATCAATCTCTTTAATAATGTGTCTTAATTTTTTCCCCCAACGGTAAGAACCCAtgccgatggtggtggtggtggtggtggtggtggaccatGACTTTAACTATGACTATGAATATTATCTCAGTGCATTGTATTCTCTCATATCTTTACGGAACCTGTACCAATATAAACTAAAAAGAAAGGCTTACTGTTGTTCCAAATGGTAGAAATATATAAGAACACACTGAATGACACACGAATGCATCCTTCTCTTCGCCAACGCCAATGTCCACCAAGGCAGTGTGTTCGGCCCCTCGCTGCAGAACGTTAATTGTGACCACACCCTGCATCTAGTGTCATACAGACCACGGCCCTCTAACCGCCGTCTGCGGAAGGGGTAAGCGACAAGTGACCAACCATAGAGCTAACAACGCTCTAGAAACGATTACTTCTATACCTCAAGGAGACAAGACTTGGAGGAAACACCGCCCCGGCAATCCTACCCGACGGCAGAAGGCTGAGTTTTTATGACTATTTCCATCCTCGGAGTAGAGTTCCATTCCCGTCTCCGTCACCAAACGCGTGAGGAAGGTATCTGAGGATGCGGCGTGGGGGGATACACGCACCAGGGATTGAAAAAGTGAGGTGAAAAGTAACCTGTGTCTTATATTCTTCAGCAGGACAAAAAACTATCAAGCAGCGCACCGACCCCCGCCTCAGAGCCTTCATACATGCAGCCAATGGGTTAAATCATTTCTTCGGTATTAACAGGAAGCATTCATGGGACGTTATTTATAATATCTTTTCCTCGCCAATGGATTTTATCCCTCAGCAAGATAAACTCCATTCCCAGAGAGAACCGGCCATCGCATCAAGGCCTTTATACAGTTAATGGGTTTGATCACTAAAGTATTGATGGAATGCATTCATGGGACACaatttgtaatatattttcatCGACACAAATGTTTCGAGAGTACATACCAGTGTTCGCCGCCGCCataggaagataaaaaatgacCACCTATAACTGAATGCTTAGATAtggaaatgaaagatgaagaaaaggaaatattagcTCATTTCAATGACACTGTTTCTGTCCTATATTTCTTCTTCCGAGGCTTTAAGAAAATGTATCCATGGGACGTAGTTGGTCATATCTTTCCTCAACATTATATTTATCTCCAACAAGACAAACTTCCTTCCCACCAGCACCGGCCATGGCATCAGAGACTTTATACGGGTTTGATCATTAAGGTATTGGAATGCATTCATCACGAGATAATAAACCTGCAATATATTTCGTCGACACAAATGTttgaacaaggaaaaaagaagaaagaagaaagagcttaaaaacagaaggagaagaagaggaagaagacgaagaagagtatagtgaagtaaataagaagaaggtgaagaagaagaagaggtgtcaGTCACTGGGCGTACTCACTTATCTATTGAGGGAACGCATTCACGGGGCGCAGTTTGTGATGCCTCTGCCGCGTCAACACAGACATTCCCTCGTGCAGAAAAGTGTTCGCTACTGTCAGAACAagagaacaaataaagaaaaaaatacctataATTGAACGCTATTAGAGTGGGGAATGACAGACAAGGAAATATTTAACctgttttctatattaattttctgttattaatttatactctcctctctctctctctcataaaaaaatactaaataactaaaaacacaataataaatatagaaaaaaaacatgtccAGTCATTGTTGTTCCCTGCCCCACTTCACTATGCTATTTTATCATCGAATGTGTTTCCTCCTTCAggactaagtgtgtgtgtgtgtgtgtgtgtgtgtgtgtgtgtgtgtgtgtgtgtgtgtgtgtgtgtgtgtgtgtgtgtgtgtgtgtctcgctcaCCGTGACCCCCAAACACAgccatgcaccccccccccccacgccctaCACCCCTCCCCCCTAACAGCCTCCCCCCTCGGCTCCTTCCTCCATCGCATCCTTGATTCATCTCTTGGCGCCGTGACGTCACGCGCCGCGGACACTATAAGTAGCAAGGCGGCGGCGAGGCTCGGCAGTCGTCTCTTcggagcatcaccaccaccaccaaaatggtAGGAGCACCTACAGACAGACAACACTGTACATGTGCACATGCACTGTGGAAAGAGAAGTGCACAGTAATAAGTTGTGCAGTATTGAGTATGACACCACCACCATAGTAGAAGCACAGTCATGTAACACTGTACACATGCAGCAGGCGTTGAGTAGTAACATGACAGAGGCACTCTTGTGCATGCTTAGGTATTAGGGCGAGCCTCCAGGCCTGAGCTGCTCACCGTCAGGGGGACGAGAGGCCATGAAAACATGACTCTGTTGTTGTATGGCTATTGTTGTTAGCGTTAATGCTCATACTGTTGTtgctgatattgttgttgttcccGTGTGTCAGTACTAACGCCGTGTGTGTTTGTCGTTGCAGCTGAAACACTCTATCGCCATCCTGTCCCTCGCCCTGCTCCTCGGCGTGGCCTGCGTCAGCGCCGGCGGCGGCTATGGccgtggtggcggaggaggtggctTCGGCCGCGGCGGCGGCGGATTTGGCGGAGGAAAGGGCGGTTTTGGCGGCGGCGGATTTGGCGGAGGAAAGGGCGGCTTTGGCGGCGGCGGATttggcggcggcggcttcggcgGCGGCGGATTTGGCGGAGGAAAGGGCGGCTTTGGCGGCGGCGGTTTTGGAGGCGGCAAGGGTGGATTTGGCGGCGGCGGATTCGGCGGTGGAAGAAGTTATGGTGGCGGTGGATTCGGCGGCGGCGGCATCGGCGGCGGCATCGGCGGCGGTGGTTTCGGCGGCGGCAAGGGAGGTTTCGGCGGcggccatggcggcggcggcttcggcgGCGGTGGTTTCGGCGGCGGCAAGGGAGGTTTCGGCGGcggccatggcggcggcggcttcggcgGCGGCGGATTCGGCGGCGGCGGACATGGCGGCGGCTACGGCAAATAAGTCTTCCCTTATGCCTCTTCGCTGCGACGCCTCATCGTGTGCACATACGCAGTCTTGTACGCCTGTGTGCGTttacgtgtgtgcgtgtacgaACTGAGGAGAGGAACGGAGCATTCCTGCCCCTCCTCgcccctcacacctcctcctcctcatctcattttcttcacttcagCGAACCAGACAATAAAttatacaacaaaacaaaacaaaatctttacttctttcctcctaaGAGTCAAACCTCTCGCCAATGTTTTCTCGGGCAGGGAAACAAAAATCAACATCATGTCGATCAGGTCACCACCTCACACAACGTCACATCCCATCACATCAACCCCAAAACGCATACCCCAACAACCCCATCCCCCAATCCCTCTCACCCAACAGCCCCAGCACCCCACAGCACCTCCACTCCTAAGGACTCATCAAGCAGAATCAAAACTCCTGAGTCCAATACAAAAACATCACCGCCAAGCCCTATAACCCCCACACCTCTACAAACATCCCCATCCCCACCCCTGCAGCTTCCGTCAAAGGGATCGACAGAGGGCCGGCAGGAATTCAGCGAGCAAAAAGGCGTCATAAATATCCGCCAGCGACAACAGCACATTGTTAGGTACgtcacaattaaaaaaaaagtattctccAGGGCAACCATCGACCTGCCGCCGGCCACCAGTGCCCACAGTGGTAGCGGACGTGGGTACCAGGCGTGGCGTGCCTgcatatagaaggaaaagactGACAAAGCCCGTTACCGACAGACCGAGGAAAACAAAATCTTGGGCGAGAAGTATCAATCTCTTTAATAATGTGTCTTAATTTTTTCCCCCAACGGTAAGAACCCAtgccgatggtggtggtggtggtggtggtagtggtggatcaTGACTTTAACTATGACTATGAATATTATCTCAATGCATTGTATTCTCTCATATCTTTACGGAACCTGTACCAATATAAACTAAAAAGAAAGGCTTACTGTTGTTCCTAATGGTAGAAATATATAAGAACACACTGAATGACACACGAATGAATCCTTCTCTTCGCCAACGCCAATGTCCACCAAGGCAGTGTGTTCGGCCCCTCGCTGCAGAACGTTAATTGTGACCACACCCTGCATCTAGTGTCATACAGACCACGGCCCTCTAACCGCCGTCTGCGGAAGGGGTAAGCGACAAGTGACCAACCATAGAGCTAACAACGCTCTCCACCGCCACGATTACTTCTATACCTGAAGGAGACAACACTTGGAGGAAACACCGCCCCGGCAAGCCTACCCGACGGCAGAAGGCTGAGTTTTTATGACTATTTCCATCCTCGGAGTAGAGTTCCATTCCCGTCTCCGTCACCAAACGCGTGAGGAAGGTATCTGAGGATGCGGCGTGGGGGGATACACGCACCAGGGATTGAAAAAGTGAGGTGAAAAGTAACCTGTGTCTTATATTCTTCAGCAGGACAAAAAACTATCAAGCAGCGCACCGACCCCCGCCTCAGAGCCTTCACTCATGCAGCCAATGGGTTAAAACATTTCTTCGGTATTAACAGGAAGCATTCATGGAACGTAATTTATAATATCTTTTCCTCGCCAATACATTTTATCCCTATGCAAGATAAACGCAATTCCCAGAGAGAACCGGCCATCGCATCAAGGCCTTTATACAGTTATTGGCTTCACTCACTTATCAGCTTTTAAAGGAACGCATTCATGGGGCGTAGCTCGTAACATATTTTCCTCAGCAAGACAAACTTCCTTCCCCACGGGCACCGGCCATCGCATCAAAGCCTTTATGCAGTTATTGGCTTAACTCACTTATCAGCTTTTAAAGGAACGCATTCATGG from Eriocheir sinensis breed Jianghai 21 chromosome 36, ASM2467909v1, whole genome shotgun sequence harbors:
- the LOC127007994 gene encoding antifreeze protein Maxi-like encodes the protein MSAAAESAAAEAAAAMAAAETSLAAAETTAAEAAAAMAAAETSLAAAETTAADAAAAESTATITSSTAESAAAKSTLAASKTAAAKAALSSAKSAAAEAAAAKAALSSAKSAAAKTALSSAKSAAAAAEATSSATTAVAAAGADAGHAEEQGEGQDGDRVFQLQRQTHTALVLTHGNNNNISNNSMSINANNNSHTITESCFHAWPLVPLTVSSSGLEARPDT
- the LOC127007995 gene encoding antifreeze protein Maxi-like, with translation MSAAAESAAAEAAAAMAAAETSLAAAETTAAEAAAAMAAAETSLAAAETTAADAAADAAAAESTATITSSTAESAAAKSTLAASKTAAAKAALSSAKSAAAEAAAAKSAAAKAALSSAKSAAAKTALSSAKSAAAAAEATSSATTAIAAAGADAGHAEEQGEGQDGDRVFQLQRQTHTALVLTHGNNNNISNNSMSINANNNSHTTTESCFHGLSSP